Proteins encoded within one genomic window of Candidatus Zixiibacteriota bacterium:
- the pilB gene encoding type IV-A pilus assembly ATPase PilB → MSSELGAMLVKAGKITPEQAEQALALVKEKNETIESALVHIGAVESEDDIAKFVGQHLKIGALRLSDIELNPEVVKLIPLDIARKFNVIAISKLNRNLLVAISDPNNIYVLDAIKFITGCTVQPVISPEKAIEKAIESYYTDSSGLSEIVKGLEEDPDLEVVGTDEDGPSESDLLSAIQDKPLVKLVDSILSDAIRLGASDIHIEMYEKRIRVRYRIDGDLREMAPLPFKYRAAIVSRVKIMAELDISERRLPQDGRIKLKIHGRTVDLRVSVLPTIFGEKVVMRILDPQALRVDLTQLGFRKEDLGKFDKAIHLPFGIILVTGPTGSGKTTTLYSALKTLNTIDVNIMTAEDPVEFNFDGINQVAVKSNIGMTFAAALRSFLRQDPDIIMVGEIRDGETAEIAIRAALTGHLVFSTLHTNDAPSSISRLIDMGVPFYLVASATKLIMAQRMMRKICQHCKEEVNLTPEQVQSLMVPKDLLRNIRAFKGKGCDECNGTGLSGRTGIYEVMPISRKVESLILDKASDTEIRRVAQEEGMFSLRMCAVEKMKAGIVSIDEVFATTSTNE, encoded by the coding sequence ATGTCTTCAGAACTTGGGGCAATGCTGGTCAAGGCCGGCAAGATCACACCCGAACAAGCCGAGCAGGCTCTCGCACTCGTCAAGGAAAAGAATGAGACGATCGAGTCTGCTTTGGTTCATATAGGTGCGGTCGAATCCGAAGACGATATCGCCAAGTTTGTCGGACAGCACCTGAAAATAGGCGCCCTCCGACTTTCGGATATCGAGCTTAATCCGGAAGTGGTTAAGCTGATTCCTCTCGATATTGCCCGCAAGTTCAACGTCATTGCAATCTCGAAGCTCAACCGCAACCTGCTGGTGGCGATCAGCGATCCGAACAACATCTACGTTCTTGACGCCATCAAGTTTATTACCGGCTGTACCGTCCAGCCGGTCATTTCCCCCGAGAAGGCGATTGAGAAAGCGATTGAGTCTTATTACACCGATTCCAGCGGTCTCTCCGAGATCGTTAAAGGTCTTGAGGAAGATCCCGACCTCGAGGTGGTCGGCACCGATGAAGATGGTCCCTCGGAATCGGATCTGCTCTCGGCTATTCAAGATAAGCCGCTGGTCAAGCTGGTGGACTCGATCCTGTCTGATGCTATCCGTCTGGGGGCTTCGGATATTCACATCGAAATGTACGAGAAACGGATTCGGGTTCGTTATCGTATCGACGGCGATTTGCGTGAAATGGCGCCGCTGCCGTTCAAGTATCGTGCGGCTATCGTCTCGCGCGTGAAAATCATGGCTGAGCTGGATATCTCTGAACGGCGTCTGCCGCAGGACGGCCGTATCAAGCTCAAGATTCACGGGCGAACCGTTGACCTGCGTGTTTCGGTACTGCCGACTATCTTCGGTGAGAAGGTGGTTATGCGTATTCTGGATCCGCAGGCCCTGCGGGTCGATCTCACCCAGTTAGGTTTCCGTAAGGAAGACCTGGGCAAGTTCGACAAGGCGATTCACCTGCCGTTCGGCATCATCCTGGTAACGGGACCGACCGGTTCCGGTAAAACGACCACGCTGTATTCGGCGCTGAAGACGCTGAATACGATCGACGTGAACATCATGACCGCTGAGGACCCGGTTGAGTTCAACTTCGACGGCATCAATCAGGTGGCCGTCAAATCGAACATAGGGATGACCTTCGCAGCTGCGCTGAGATCGTTCTTACGTCAGGACCCCGACATTATCATGGTCGGTGAAATTCGTGACGGTGAAACGGCCGAGATCGCCATTCGAGCCGCTCTGACCGGTCACCTGGTATTCTCTACCCTCCATACCAACGATGCTCCTTCGTCCATTAGCCGTCTGATTGACATGGGCGTGCCGTTCTATCTGGTAGCTTCGGCAACCAAACTGATTATGGCACAACGTATGATGCGCAAGATTTGCCAGCACTGTAAGGAGGAGGTCAATCTGACCCCTGAGCAGGTGCAGAGTCTTATGGTCCCCAAGGACTTGCTTCGTAATATCAGGGCTTTCAAAGGCAAGGGTTGCGATGAATGCAACGGAACCGGTCTCTCCGGCCGAACCGGTATCTACGAGGTTATGCCCATTTCCCGAAAGGTTGAGTCCCTGATATTGGACAAAGCTTCGGATACGGAGATCCGGCGCGTTGCCCAGGAAGAGGGAATGTTCAGCCTTCGGATGTGCGCGGTCGAGAAGATGAAGGCCGGGATTGTATCAATCGATGAGGTCTTTGCCACGACCTCGACCAACGAGTAA